Below is a genomic region from Citrobacter europaeus.
CAGAGAATAAAGGGTACAATCAGCCATGATTTCAGGCACATCGCCCTGGACGATACGCCAGGCGAGGCCTTCAGCAATCGCGGTTTTACCGACGCCAGACTCTCCCACCAGCAGCGGGTTGTTTTTTCTGCGACGGCACAGTACCTGAATGGCGCGCTCCAGCTCTTTGTCCCGGCCAATGAGCGGATCAATTCCGCCCACACGGGCAAGCTGGTTAAGGTTAGTCGTGAAGTTCTCCATACGGTCCTCCCCGCCAGCTTGCTCTTCGTTATTCGGCTGATTACCAGAGTCAGAAGACTGACTTGGTTCGTCTTTGCGCGTGCCATGAGAAATAAAATTCACCACATCAAGGCGACTCACTTCATGCTTACGCAGCAGATAAGCCGCCTGAGATTCCTGCTCGCTGAAGATAGCGACCAGCACATTCGCGCCGGTAACTTCATTGCGCCCGGAGGACTGAACATGGAAGACCGCACGTTGCAACACTCGCTGAAAACTCAACGTTGGCTGCGTGTCGCGCTCTTCTTCACTGGCAGGCAATACGGGTGTGGTTTGTTCAATGAAGGCTTCGAGTTCCTGACGCAGCGCCACCAGATCCACAGAACACGCTTCCAGCGCTTCGCGGGCCGATGGGTTACTGAGCAACGCCAGTAACAAGTGCTCGACGGTCATAAACTCATGTCGGTGCTCGCGCGCTCTGGCGAAAGCCATGTTTAAACTGAGTTCCAGTTCTTGATTGAGCATAGGCACCTCCCCCAATATTTATGCCTGCATTCAGGCTTTTTCTAGCGTACACAGCAACGGATGCTCGTTCTCCCTCGCATACTTGTTCACCATCGCCACTTTGGTTTCAGCTACTTCGGCAGTGAATACGCCGCAGATCGCTTTACCTTGATAGTGAACTGCAAGCATCAGTTGCGTTGCACGTTCTACATCATAAGAAAAGAATTTTTGTAACACGTCAATAACAAACTCCATCGGAGTGTAATCATCATTGACTAATATCACTTTATACATAGATGGCGGTTTTAGCGCGTCGCGCAATTTATCTTCCGCCAGCAGATCGAAATCCAGCCAGTCGTTCGTCTTACCCATTGTCTGTCGTCATCTTCAGTTACGGTTTCCGGCAGAAAATCTTGCCGCTGACAAGCAGCCTATGCGCACAATCAATCTACCTCAAGTATTAGATAACTATCATCTATTAGTGCCATCCGCGACATCTGTCACATAACCGACAATAGCGTTAACTGCTTCAAATTTTGATGCATTTTTACCCTATTCCGTCTGCCTGGCGCTTGACGCCTCGCCTGATTTCTCTAAATTGTAGTTTCGAGAGTTGGCGAGGTTTTGAACAGCCCCCACTCCGCCACCGGTTCATTCCATCTTACTTATATAAGATTTACGAAGGATGTCGAAGTATGGAAACGGGTACTGTTAAGTGGTTCAACAACGCCAAAGGGTTTGGTTTCATCTGCCCCGAAGGCGGCGGCGAAGATATTTTCGCCCATTACTCCACCATTCAGATGGATGGTTACAGAACGCTAAAAGCCGGACAGTCTGTCCAGTTTGATGTCCACCAGGGGCCAAAAGGCAATCATGCCAGTGTCATCGTGCCTGTCATTGAAGCAGAAGCAGTCGCATAACTCTTCTGTCTCATTGTGTACATCCCGCAGTCAAAATGCCAGCCCTTGCGGCTGGCATTTTTATCTCAGTGGCATTATTCCCGCGCCAGGGCATCTACCGGATCCAGCCGCGCCGCATTTCGTGCTGGTAGCCAGCCAAACAAAATCCCGGTCGCGGTTGAGCACAGAAACGCCGTCAACAAGGCCACGGGTGAGAAACCAATTTCCCAGCCAGGCAGGAATAGCTGAAGCGTAAAGGCGATCAACATCGACAGGCTAATACCTAACGCACCGCCCACCAGACATACCAGCACCGCTTCAATTAAGAACTGCTGCAGCACGTCACTGGCGCGAGCGCCAACCGCCATACGAATGCCAATCTCGCGCGTTCGCTCGGTTACCGACACCAGCATAATATTCATCACGCCAATCCCACCGACCACCAGCGAAATCACCGCCACCAGCGTCAGGAAGAGTTGTAATGTACGTGTGGTCTTTTCGGCAGTTTTCAAGACGCCGTCCATGTTCCACGTGAAGAAATCTTTCTTACCGTGGCGCAACGTCAACAATCGGGTGAGCTGCTGCTCGGCCTGGGCACTATCAAAACCGTCCTTCACCCGCACGGTTATCGAGTTCAGCCACGACTGCCCCATAATTCGCCCGGACATGGTGCTGTAAGGCAGCCAGACCCGCAGGATCTTGCTACTGCCAAACATCGACTGTTTCTCTTCTGCAACGCCGATAACCGTGGCAGGCATATTCCCCACCAGCACGACTTCGCCAACGACTTTCGCTTTATTGGGGAACAACTGACGCCGGGTATTGCTGTCGAGCACCACCACCTGAGCGCGGCCCGCCAGTTGTTCAGCGTTAAAAGTGGTCCCTTCGCTAAACGTCATGCCATAGACGTTGAAATAGTCGCCGCT
It encodes:
- the clpS gene encoding ATP-dependent Clp protease adapter ClpS; protein product: MGKTNDWLDFDLLAEDKLRDALKPPSMYKVILVNDDYTPMEFVIDVLQKFFSYDVERATQLMLAVHYQGKAICGVFTAEVAETKVAMVNKYARENEHPLLCTLEKA
- the cspD gene encoding cold shock-like protein CspD, producing METGTVKWFNNAKGFGFICPEGGGEDIFAHYSTIQMDGYRTLKAGQSVQFDVHQGPKGNHASVIVPVIEAEAVA